A single genomic interval of Rhinopithecus roxellana isolate Shanxi Qingling chromosome 11, ASM756505v1, whole genome shotgun sequence harbors:
- the LOC104657524 gene encoding protein FAM24B produces the protein MYFFFFFFFFPSLGQLGILDCPGKTSVFYTHKDLCLGFFLPPLTLTLLGGCVGREATWAQCLLVLLCLGTSKSFDLRTVIMLVIAGGILAALLLLIVAVLCLYFKIYNALKAAKDPEAVAVKNHNPDKVWWAKNSQADTIATESCPALQCCEGCRMCATFDALPPCCCDINEGL, from the exons atgtacttttttttttttttttttttttttccatctctgggCCAGCTTGGGATCCTAGACTGCCCTGGGAAGACATCTGTGTTTTATACACACAAGGATCTGTGTTTGGGGTTTTTTCTTCCTCCCCTGACATTGACATTGCTTGGTGGTTGTGTGGGGAGGGAGGCCACATGGGCTCAGTGCTTGCTTGTACTACTCTGCCTAGGTACATCAAAGTCTTTTGACCTCCGTACAGTGATTATGCTTGTCATTGCTGGTGGTATCCTGGCAGCCTTGCTCCTGCTGATAGTTGCCGTGCTCTGTCTTTACTTCAAAATATACAACGCACTAAA AGCTGCAAAGGACCCTGAGGCTGTGGCTGTAAAAAATCACAACCCAGACAAGGTGTGGTGGGCCAAGAACAGCCAGGCCGACACCATTGCCACGGAGTCTTGTCCTGCCCTGCAGTGCTGTGAAGGATGTAGAATGTGTGCCACTTTTGATGCCCTGCCACCTTGCTGTTGTGACATAAATGAAGGCCTATGA